TCCTGCTGGCTGACCTTGAGCAAGTGGCCTAACCTCTCTGCAAACTGGGGGTAGCAATGAGACTTAGCTTTTGAGGTCACTGGGAGGATGAAAAGAGTTGATATATATAAAGCATCTAGTCCAgcgtctggcacataataaatgttcaaaaatcgATTGCACACGCATAGGCTGTCACGAAGGAAAGCTCAAAATATTTAGGGCAACATATTTGAGGGTCAAGGAGGAAAAGCCTCGCATAGCTTCCATCATTGTTGGGCCCAGTGGAGTGAGCTGGCCTGGCCTGAACCCCCGTCCCCTTTGGCCTAGACTGTCGGGACGGTCTCCCGGCTtcttgcctctgcctctccccgaatCATCTTCCCAAACACCACCTTAAGCACGACTGTGCCCCGCTCTGACTCAAGAAGTTTCTCTGCGGCTCCCTGTGGCCCACTAACTGAACTCCGTAacacggcgggggcgggggcaggaggtGTCGCTGTTGTCTCCCTGAGGCTATTTTACCTTCCTCTCTGAAGAGGGCAGGGCGTTGCCCCGGCAGCGGACTGATTCACCTGTGCCTGCTTCTTCACGCCAACTCGGGAACGGTTAAAGAGGAGGAGAGGGCGGAGAGCCGAGCAGGGACCCGCGGGGAGGAGGGGAACGCCCCTTTTCGGGTCCCTGCAAGAGTTTCCGCCTGGACCCTCGTCTCGGGTTCCTCTGCGGGAATCCCGGGCCGCTCCGGGCTCCGCGGGGAGGGCCAAGGCCGTACGAAGGGCAAGGCAAGGGAGCCCGAGTCCCCGACCGCCTCCGTTGTCTAGGGGCGGGACAACGGCGGCTCGGGGACAAAGTGCAGGGAGACTCCCGAGGAGATAAGAGGGAGAGGCgaaggaagggggcggggagccAGCGCCCCGGGACTCAAGGCTCGCGCTCCCGGCGGTCTTGGCCGAGAGCCGAGCTCAGCCCGCCGGGGAGGGGGCGCCCTAGAGCCTCTTCACCCCAGCCGCTGCCGGGATGCCGAGAAGCCCCGCGGGCCGCGGCGGCCGGGCGACCGGGCGGCTAGCGAGCGCGGGCGGCGGCCGGGGCCCGCTCGCGCCCGCCCCACCGGAGCGCGCGGGGCGGGAGGCGGGGCTGCCCGGCTCACCTGGCCGTTTGGGGCGGAGCCGCCCGCGACCCGGGGACGCGGAGGGAGCGGCGGTACCCACGGGGCTCTAGAGGGGCTTGCCCTGCGTACCCCGCCCGAGCTCCCACCCTCCCAagcacacccccccacacacacacctcccgcGCCGGGCCCTCTCGCGGCTCGcggcctctctccctccctctcccctcctttgctccctccctccGAGCCCAATTGCTCAAGCCGCTTCCTTCCCCAACGCCAGCGCCAGTTCCTCTCCCGGAGGGGCCCGGGAAGGGCAGCGAACGCTCGACACTGGAAGCGCCGCGGCGGCAGCGGCCGGACCATGGCCGAGCCCCGAGGGGCCGCGAACCCGGGGCGCAAGGCCTCCCTCGCCGCCACCGCGCTGAGCTCGCGGAGCGCCGCGCCACCCCGCCCCCCGAGAGCGGACCCCAGCAGCCTGGGCAGGTACCGGGACcacgccgccgcggccgccgcctcccGGGACTTGCACGGCTCGCCGATGCTCTCGGGAACGGGCAGCGGCCGCCGGCGCGGAGCGCTGTGGGagctgctggggctgcagggggcGGCCCCCGCCGGCTGGCTGTCGGAGGAGCGCGCCGAGGAGCAGTCCCCGGCCGGGCCGAACGGtccggggggcggcggcggcgggctgTGCCTGGAGCCCCACGAGCACGCGTGGATACTGGCGGCCGCCGAGGGCCGCCTTGAGGTGCTGTGGGAGCAGCTGGAAGCCGAGCCCGGGCTGCTGCTGCGGTGCGACCCGATCACGGGCTACACGGTGCTGCACTGGCTGGCCAAGCACGGGTGCCACGAGGAGCTCATCCTGGTGTACGACTTCGCCCAGCGCCGGGGGCTGCAGCTCGACGTGAGCGCCTCGGGCAGCGGCGGCCTCACGCCCCTCCACCTGGCGGCCCTGCAGGGCCACGACATGGTCATCAAGGTGCTGGTGGGCGCCTTGGGGGCTGACCCCACGCGCCGCGACTACAGCGGCCACCGGGCCTGTCACTACCTGCGACCCGACGCGCCGCGGAGCCTGCGGGAGCTGTCGGGGGCCGAGGACTGGGAGACGGCGGGCGGCAGAGGGCGGAACAACGCCAACAACAACAGCAGCGGCTGCGCCGCCGCGTGGACGCTGCGACGGACCCCGAGCGCGGTGGGCGCGACCGCCGTGGAGAAGAACTACACGCCCCGAAAGGAGAAGGACTACGCGGGCAGCCGGGTGGCGCAAATTCAGGGCCTTTTCCGCCAAATATTCTCCTTCTTCCAGGACCGGTGAGGGCGACGGAGACCGGAGAGCGCGGAGGGACCGCGACGCCGCGTCGAGGCCTCGGTCTCCGGTTGTCTCGGGCCCCGCCCGAAGGGGCGGCAGCTCGGGCCGAAGCCGAGCGCGCTGGGCCTGCAAGCGGCGGACCACCTCCAGCTTTGTCTCAGGTGCCTGTCCCAGGTCTTCTACGGCCACCGGCCAGGAGACCTGGGGACCAGGGTACCCTCACCGAGACAGCAAAGACCAAGCCGCCCTGACGCCGAGTCCCAAGACTACAGGACTACGGAGTTAGGAGCGGGAGTGCCGTCCTACGTGGGAGAGGAAAACTTAACGGTTCCAAGAGCCATTTCTGGGCAGGCAGAGGCTCTGGGTTTATTAGGAAGCACTCGCTTAGAAGAACGAGTTAAGACTATAAACCACGGATAACAGAGGAAACACCTAACTGAAGGCTTGACTCGGCTGTTCCTGCGGGCAGAGTCACCCTTCCCCCCAACCTGCTCCTGACACCTCCAGGCTTTTACGGGTACTTTTTCTAATGTGTCACGGATGACTTCTTGAGCATATTAAAGCGGAGTATGTTTTCCTTTCACATGACAAAGCTGTCCtttgagtgactttttttttttttccattaactGCCGAGTGCGGGAAGCTTCCTACATTTGCAGGGAAGAGCTCACCAGCTGGCCAGGAGCTAGTGATCCGGGCGGCTCGGGACCTCCTTCCCACAGCAGATGGCCAAGCCGTGCACTGGAAGGAACTGCTTTCACCTTGGCTCTGAGTAGAGACACACAGTTTGCCTGTCCCCCGGGGCTCTTTGGCCGCTAGGTCTGGCTTCCCGCACAAGTCTCATCCTCGAGGAGTCGTCTGtagggggcagaggggtgggagaAGGGCGAAATGGGCAAGTGTACATTTCTGATATTTTGTGGTGAGTCATGTAATTTACCTGGACTTCTGCCCTCCCATGAGACACACCCACTGGCACTTTTTCCGAGATAGGGCTTCTTTAATCATCGGCATTGCTTTTTCATTACATGTAATCTATAAGTTATAGTTTGGAAAATTGCCCCCATTCAGAAATTGTGTATGAAGACAGTAGAATACAGGTTGACTTTGGCTGAAGGGAGGAAAAAGCAGTTGGTGGCTAGGGATCCATGCTGCCTTAGAGAACGGCGCGTTTTCAAAATAGCACGGCATCCCTGGAAGCTTGGACAGCCCTTGCAATGGACTGTTGTGTCCCCAGCCCTCCCATCCGCATCCTTGAACACCAGGGAGAAATTGAGTCATCACAGAACACAGAAAGGCCACCCTGAGCTCATCCACACAGGTTTCCGTCTCCGCCTGGCCCGGCTGCTTGGCCCTCTCTGTTACCTCTTCCGGGCTCAAAACGTTACGATCTTCCCTTAATAACCCACCGGGTTCTTGTCATCCATGAAATGATCCAAACCCTCCCTGTAAACGTTCTCGGCCTGTCGTATGTGTCTAGGAACTACACCTTAAATTGACACAGTGTGGCGTAGCAATAACTTTTTGTTCTCCGTGAACTTCTTCGGTGTTTGAAAGGGTGAACACTTCCTGGATCCTGGCAGTTGCCATCAGCAGCTGGCACAGCCCACTCCACCCCCAAGCCCATTTTGTAGATGCAAATTgggtgcctgatgcagggctgcgGTCTCTGCTCCACGGTCTCTCCCTTGACAGCTTGCaaggtgggctgggctgggtgaaggccgtgggggcggggcctTCCTGCCCAGCGGCTGGGGCTGCGGGCTGCCGGGCTTGGAGGGAACGTTGGCTTGTGCCGGTGCCCAGCGTTCAAAGGACAGTTAGAACAGCAGTCCCCTCTTCGTGGGAAAAGTCTGCCCCTAAGCATCTGAACTAGCAGCAGATCTGAGGACCTGAGACAGGCATCTGCCCTGcttcttccaaaatgaaaacCAAGTCAGCCGGAAGATTGGAAAGCACTCTGTATCGTTTCTCCCGGAGTCAGCTATTCTCCCGTGCAGAGTTCCCTCATCATGTGATATTGCCTAGCCAATGGCATTTCTGGTATGCGTTTTGAGGCAAGACTGGTATGCTTAccccaagagaaagaacagattCCCTGAGAAACTGCTTTCCAGGGGAGCAAGACGGAGCTAAGCAGATGATGCAAATCTGCATTCTGGTGGAGCAGGGGACGAGGAAAGGTGACAGAAGCAGGCCTGTGACAGGTGAGCATGAGAGTTTTGGGGGGTTGCCACCCAAGGGCGGGGCCTGACCCAGGCGA
This region of Felis catus isolate Fca126 chromosome X, F.catus_Fca126_mat1.0, whole genome shotgun sequence genomic DNA includes:
- the SOWAHD gene encoding ankyrin repeat domain-containing protein SOWAHD, which produces MAEPRGAANPGRKASLAATALSSRSAAPPRPPRADPSSLGRYRDHAAAAAASRDLHGSPMLSGTGSGRRRGALWELLGLQGAAPAGWLSEERAEEQSPAGPNGPGGGGGGLCLEPHEHAWILAAAEGRLEVLWEQLEAEPGLLLRCDPITGYTVLHWLAKHGCHEELILVYDFAQRRGLQLDVSASGSGGLTPLHLAALQGHDMVIKVLVGALGADPTRRDYSGHRACHYLRPDAPRSLRELSGAEDWETAGGRGRNNANNNSSGCAAAWTLRRTPSAVGATAVEKNYTPRKEKDYAGSRVAQIQGLFRQIFSFFQDR